Proteins from a genomic interval of Polaribacter sp. Q13:
- a CDS encoding sugar MFS transporter, translating to MKEINKSRLFLASCLALIVTAMTFAIRVRLETVFGPEGIGLSLEDLGYAFAPAFFGFTIAMIIGGPLVDLLGIKKILGVAFITHAVGIVLTLTADSMTSLFIATLFVGIGNGMVEAALNPMIASMYTDNKTKMLNRFHVWFPGGIVIGALLGWLVMDVMGLSWQVMVSLLFIPLIAYGVMFLGQKIPVTERVQLGISNKKMFASVANPLFLFMVFCMFLTASSELGTTQRIESLLKTSVESPLLVLAFINGIMALGRLSAGKIVHKLKPSGMLLYSAIFTFIGLWLLTITSGGMIFVAAAVFAVGVTFFWPTMLGFVAEYLPQTGALGLSIMGGAGMFSVSIVLPIMGRLMDGASGPGEALRTMSILPAILIIAFLGLNIYMKKRTNKVQA from the coding sequence ATTGGATTATCGTTAGAAGATTTAGGATATGCTTTTGCTCCAGCTTTCTTTGGATTTACAATTGCAATGATTATCGGTGGACCTTTAGTAGATTTATTAGGAATTAAAAAAATATTAGGAGTTGCTTTTATAACGCATGCAGTAGGAATTGTATTAACGCTTACAGCGGATAGTATGACCTCTTTATTTATAGCAACTTTATTTGTAGGTATCGGAAACGGAATGGTAGAAGCTGCATTAAACCCTATGATAGCTTCTATGTATACGGATAATAAAACCAAGATGTTAAATAGGTTTCATGTTTGGTTTCCTGGTGGAATTGTAATTGGTGCCTTGTTAGGATGGTTAGTGATGGACGTAATGGGCTTAAGCTGGCAAGTGATGGTGTCTTTATTATTCATTCCGCTTATTGCTTATGGTGTAATGTTTTTAGGACAAAAAATTCCGGTTACAGAACGTGTTCAATTAGGAATTAGTAATAAAAAAATGTTTGCGAGTGTAGCAAATCCATTATTCTTATTCATGGTGTTTTGTATGTTTTTAACAGCATCATCAGAATTAGGAACAACGCAACGTATAGAATCTTTATTAAAAACATCTGTTGAATCTCCTTTATTGGTTTTGGCATTTATCAACGGAATTATGGCTTTGGGTAGATTGTCCGCAGGTAAAATTGTCCACAAATTAAAACCATCCGGAATGTTATTGTATTCTGCAATTTTCACCTTTATTGGTTTGTGGTTGTTAACTATAACAAGTGGCGGAATGATTTTTGTGGCTGCAGCAGTATTTGCGGTTGGAGTTACTTTTTTCTGGCCAACCATGTTAGGTTTTGTGGCAGAATATTTACCACAAACAGGCGCTTTAGGGTTGTCTATTATGGGTGGCGCAGGTATGTTTTCTGTGTCTATCGTGTTGCCAATTATGGGTAGATTAATGGATGGAGCAAGTGGTCCTGGAGAAGCATTACGTACGATGTCTATTTTACCTGCAATTTTAATTATCGCCTTTTTAGGCCTGAATATTTACATGAAAAAAAGAACAAATAAAGTACAAGCATAA
- a CDS encoding Gfo/Idh/MocA family protein, which produces MRRKLRMGMVGGGAGSFIGGVHRKAAAIDGMIDLVCGAFSSSAEKSIASGKDLNLDENRCYGTFEEMILKEKELPENIRMDFVAIVTPNHMHFSPAKFALENGFHVVCDKPVTLSLEEAIELETVIQKNGKLFALTHNYTGNSLVKQARAMITKGELGEIRKIQAQYLQGWLSTDLESTGQKQAAWRVDPKKSGIGGALGDIGTHAENLIEYVTNLKIDEIAADLGVFGKGRVLDDDANMLIRMENGAKGSISISQIALGEENNLSIRVYGTKGSLEWHQENPNELITRWLDQPKKIYTPNGAGLHAEALEVSRIPAGHPEGYLEAFATIYKNFATHVLAVSNNEEIAKPDYPGIEDGVRGLKFIYAAVESSKGNSIWKKI; this is translated from the coding sequence ATGAGAAGAAAATTAAGAATGGGAATGGTTGGCGGAGGCGCCGGATCATTTATTGGAGGAGTACATAGAAAAGCCGCCGCTATTGATGGTATGATTGATTTAGTTTGCGGTGCATTTAGTAGTAGTGCAGAAAAATCAATTGCTTCTGGAAAAGACTTAAACTTAGATGAAAATAGGTGTTATGGTACTTTTGAGGAAATGATTTTGAAGGAAAAAGAGTTGCCAGAAAATATTCGTATGGATTTTGTAGCGATTGTTACTCCGAATCATATGCATTTTTCTCCTGCAAAATTTGCTTTAGAAAACGGATTTCATGTGGTTTGTGATAAGCCTGTAACATTATCCTTAGAAGAAGCTATTGAGTTAGAAACTGTTATTCAGAAAAATGGGAAATTATTTGCATTAACACATAATTATACGGGTAATTCTTTAGTAAAACAGGCAAGAGCTATGATTACCAAAGGAGAATTAGGTGAAATTAGAAAAATTCAAGCGCAATATTTACAAGGTTGGTTGTCTACAGATTTAGAAAGTACGGGACAAAAACAAGCAGCTTGGAGAGTAGATCCTAAAAAATCTGGAATTGGTGGTGCACTTGGAGATATAGGAACGCATGCAGAAAACTTAATTGAATATGTTACCAATCTAAAGATTGATGAAATAGCTGCCGATCTAGGAGTCTTCGGTAAGGGAAGGGTTTTAGACGATGATGCAAATATGTTAATCCGTATGGAAAATGGTGCAAAAGGAAGCATTTCTATTTCTCAAATAGCTTTGGGAGAAGAAAATAACCTTTCTATTAGAGTGTATGGTACCAAAGGGAGTTTGGAATGGCATCAAGAAAATCCGAATGAATTAATTACAAGGTGGTTAGATCAACCAAAGAAAATTTATACACCTAATGGAGCAGGATTGCATGCAGAAGCTTTGGAAGTTAGTAGAATTCCAGCAGGACATCCAGAAGGATATTTAGAAGCGTTTGCAACCATTTATAAAAACTTTGCAACACACGTTTTGGCTGTTAGCAATAATGAGGAAATTGCAAAACCAGATTACCCAGGTATTGAAGATGGAGTTAGAGGTTTAAAATTTATTTATGCTGCTGTAGAAAGTAGTAAAGGGAATTCTATTTGGAAAAAAATATAG
- a CDS encoding sugar phosphate isomerase/epimerase, with amino-acid sequence MKTIKGPAVFLAQFAGSEAPFNSLDGMCKWASELGYKGIQIPTWETGLIDIETAAKSQTYCDDLKGKVNSYGLEITELSTHLQGQLVAVNPAYDTMFDGFAPEHVRGNPKARTEWAVDFVKKSGTASGRLGLKSHATFSGALMWHTVYPWPQRPNGLVDMGFKELANRWTPILNHFDEQGVDVCYEIHPGEDLHDGVSFEQFLEATGNHKRANILYDPSHFVLQQLDYLAFIDIYHERIKSFHVKDAEFNPTGRQGVYGGYTDWKDRAGRFRSLGDGQVDFKGIFTKLTKYECDVWAVMEWECCIKSSEQGAREGAPFIQKHIIEAAERSFDDFAGGDIDENYLKGILGI; translated from the coding sequence ATGAAAACAATAAAAGGACCTGCAGTATTCTTAGCTCAATTTGCAGGAAGTGAAGCACCATTTAATTCTTTAGATGGAATGTGTAAATGGGCTTCAGAATTAGGATATAAAGGAATTCAAATTCCTACTTGGGAAACGGGTTTAATAGATATAGAAACGGCAGCTAAAAGTCAGACTTATTGTGATGATTTAAAAGGAAAAGTAAATTCTTACGGATTAGAAATTACAGAACTTTCTACACATCTACAAGGTCAATTAGTAGCTGTAAATCCTGCTTATGATACTATGTTTGATGGTTTTGCGCCGGAGCATGTAAGAGGTAATCCAAAAGCAAGAACAGAATGGGCAGTAGATTTTGTAAAGAAATCTGGCACAGCAAGTGGGAGATTGGGATTAAAATCTCATGCTACTTTTTCTGGAGCGTTGATGTGGCATACGGTTTATCCTTGGCCTCAACGTCCAAACGGATTGGTAGATATGGGCTTTAAAGAATTAGCAAATCGTTGGACACCAATTTTAAATCATTTTGATGAACAAGGAGTAGATGTTTGTTATGAAATTCATCCAGGAGAAGATTTACATGATGGGGTTTCTTTCGAGCAATTTTTAGAAGCAACAGGAAATCATAAAAGAGCAAATATACTGTATGACCCTAGTCATTTTGTATTGCAACAGTTAGATTACTTGGCATTTATAGATATTTATCATGAGCGAATTAAGTCTTTTCATGTAAAAGATGCAGAATTTAATCCAACAGGAAGGCAAGGTGTTTATGGCGGATATACAGATTGGAAAGATCGTGCTGGTCGTTTTAGATCTTTAGGGGATGGTCAAGTAGATTTTAAAGGTATTTTTACGAAATTAACAAAGTACGAATGTGATGTTTGGGCAGTAATGGAGTGGGAGTGTTGTATTAAATCTTCTGAGCAGGGAGCAAGAGAAGGAGCGCCTTTTATTCAAAAACATATTATAGAAGCTGCAGAACGTAGTTTTGATGATTTTGCTGGAGGAGATATCGATGAGAATTATTTAAAAGGAATATTAGGAATTTAA
- a CDS encoding DUF1080 domain-containing protein: MKNYLLVLLVVLSSACAQAQKKKEHNNPNKDFVRDESIRKALESNTFYGTPSPTDHRETEFYDPVAVVNPTGQNGVPSDAIVLFDGTNLEEWINQKDGIPCTWKLDAEEKSMTVAKGGIKANATIVTKRKFGAVQLHLEWRSPPAVKSRTGQARGNSGVALDDKYEVQILDNNDNETYSNGMVGSIYKQAAPLVNASVATGKWNSYDIIYHPPVFEGDKRVKDGTMTVLENGVLIQDHFALQGAVAYVGWPRQEVHGKGAIRLQDHGSAVSYRNIWVRELSN, translated from the coding sequence ATGAAAAATTACTTACTAGTATTACTTGTAGTCCTAAGTTCGGCTTGTGCGCAAGCTCAAAAGAAAAAGGAACATAATAATCCTAATAAAGATTTTGTTAGAGATGAAAGTATTAGAAAAGCATTGGAATCTAATACCTTTTACGGAACACCTTCACCTACAGATCATCGGGAAACAGAATTTTACGATCCAGTAGCTGTTGTAAACCCTACGGGTCAAAATGGTGTGCCAAGTGATGCTATTGTGTTGTTTGATGGCACAAATTTAGAGGAATGGATAAACCAAAAAGACGGGATTCCATGTACCTGGAAATTAGATGCGGAAGAGAAATCCATGACAGTTGCAAAAGGAGGAATAAAAGCAAACGCAACTATTGTTACCAAGCGTAAATTTGGGGCTGTACAATTACATTTAGAATGGAGATCTCCACCAGCTGTAAAATCCAGAACAGGACAAGCGAGAGGAAATAGTGGTGTTGCTTTAGATGATAAATACGAGGTTCAAATCTTAGATAATAATGACAATGAAACGTATTCAAATGGAATGGTTGGGTCTATATACAAACAAGCTGCTCCGTTAGTAAATGCTTCTGTTGCAACAGGAAAATGGAATAGTTATGATATCATTTACCATCCACCAGTTTTTGAAGGAGATAAAAGAGTTAAAGACGGAACAATGACCGTACTTGAAAATGGTGTTTTAATTCAAGATCATTTTGCTTTACAAGGTGCAGTTGCTTATGTTGGTTGGCCAAGACAAGAAGTGCATGGTAAAGGCGCAATTAGATTACAAGATCATGGAAGTGCTGTGAGTTATAGAAATATCTGGGTAAGAGAATTAAGTAATTAA
- the azu gene encoding azurin, with the protein MKTLKHVMIAFFSLMMLASCAKNEKEKTENKTSKKKVVAVEKKVDKIKSFVITGNDVMKFNRTEIKVKSGQKVKITLKHVGQLPVNAMGHNFVILKKGVDMAGFAAKAMAAKDNQYIPVGSKDIIAHTKLIGGGESDSVEFDAPEKGTYQFLCSFPGHYGMMKGEFIVE; encoded by the coding sequence ATGAAGACCCTTAAACATGTAATGATTGCCTTTTTTTCTTTAATGATGTTAGCAAGTTGTGCTAAAAATGAAAAGGAAAAAACAGAAAATAAAACTTCTAAGAAAAAAGTAGTTGCAGTAGAAAAGAAAGTTGACAAGATTAAAAGTTTTGTAATAACCGGTAACGATGTAATGAAGTTTAACAGAACTGAAATTAAAGTAAAATCTGGTCAGAAAGTAAAAATCACTTTAAAACATGTTGGTCAATTGCCTGTAAATGCTATGGGGCATAATTTTGTGATTTTAAAAAAAGGTGTTGACATGGCAGGGTTTGCAGCTAAAGCAATGGCAGCTAAAGATAACCAATACATTCCTGTAGGTTCTAAAGATATAATTGCACATACTAAATTAATTGGTGGTGGAGAAAGCGATAGTGTAGAGTTTGATGCTCCTGAAAAAGGAACATATCAATTTTTATGTAGTTTTCCAGGACACTATGGTATGATGAAAGGTGAGTTTATTGTTGAGTAA
- a CDS encoding transmembrane 220 family protein, translated as MSNFYKLKRSEKIINYILFVLFVLFVIFAIIQLNDPDGVLWFSIYFFVALICFIANFKVIPKFILITTIVGLLLYAAFHFTLFIDYIQTENKEEIFGEMVYEKPYLEGTREFLGLLIAACGVIYQLKKVNRL; from the coding sequence GTGAGTAATTTCTACAAATTAAAAAGATCTGAAAAAATTATAAATTATATTTTATTTGTGTTATTTGTGTTATTTGTAATTTTCGCAATTATTCAACTAAATGATCCTGATGGAGTTTTATGGTTTTCAATCTATTTTTTTGTTGCCTTAATTTGTTTCATTGCTAATTTTAAGGTGATTCCAAAATTTATTTTAATAACAACAATAGTTGGTTTGCTTTTATATGCTGCATTTCATTTTACACTATTTATAGATTATATACAAACCGAAAATAAAGAAGAAATTTTTGGAGAAATGGTTTATGAAAAGCCTTACCTAGAAGGAACAAGAGAATTTCTAGGTTTATTAATAGCCGCTTGTGGTGTTATTTATCAACTAAAAAAAGTTAATAGACTCTAG
- a CDS encoding TonB-dependent receptor, translating to MNKFIALSFFVLTFLYTSISFSQNSISGKVKDLAGKSIENVVVAIEKSKLFSTTDSKGEFKIKNIANGNYKVTISHLGYKLITKTLTLDNKDITVSFTLEEDLINLNAIVVTGTFDPRTSLESSTSISVLDTKAIQKTYTQGTAGLLQNIPGTFTDASAGEIFTRVYTRGISASAEDDMGWYYVSLQEDGLPVSLVQHSYYSPDLFHRVDLTTQKVEAIRGGSSSITAMNAPGGIYNFISHGIHQELTGDVQVSTGLQGNNNFLNRIDATIGGALGNDWYFNAGGHYRKDDGARDTDFTFSKGGQFKFNVIKKYDKGSLKFYGKLLNDKTNRYTGVAATNWENPTAAFGQDFRNSSLLMPSFNAKIPDGRNLENTINFNPSQGVHAKDYAFGVDFSQDLGNNWSVRNNSKFSAKNANWQTSISNAFVSLSDPTAYFISGAQFPIGQVVFKDVQSGSELARVNNAGILGGQPFEYISGSLPYDAIMGTSAWYKENKANEWMNQLTIRKKLENHDINTGLSLGFSDTSHFTQGSFAFATYEPNPRILEVTLENPGDPVLALSDKNGASNYGGLFFVNSRANVSQIAPFINDRWKVSEKLYLDLGVRYESINHKGSKDRYAPFSQDGGVDGDATTAYDNGVLTPTGDQDNFNFTYNYVSYSGGINYKINENAALFSRYSKGNKAPELNYYFNNFANVPINQKGEVQKIIQTELGLKLNAKNASFTGTAFWSTLKDVGIANFEFDGDTNSTFYTPIQFNTSETFGFEWESVFTPIDYFSFRFNGVLQSPKAKDWKVYDAAGSVDTSDDTITDYSGKTLAFNPKVMFNLSAEFEKDKFSASLKWQYMGKRFGNVSNAFELAAYSVFDLGTGYQINKNLSANILVTNLFNSDGLANFFGANSFGANANGATSDFIAANPDASFVVFPILRRRAMLKINYHF from the coding sequence ATGAATAAATTTATTGCGCTATCATTTTTTGTCTTAACATTTTTATATACAAGCATCAGTTTTTCTCAGAATTCAATTTCAGGGAAGGTAAAAGACCTTGCAGGAAAATCAATAGAAAATGTTGTTGTAGCTATAGAGAAATCAAAACTGTTTAGTACAACAGACAGTAAAGGAGAGTTTAAAATTAAAAATATAGCAAACGGAAATTATAAAGTCACTATTTCTCATTTAGGCTATAAATTAATTACTAAAACACTTACTCTTGATAATAAGGATATTACTGTGTCTTTTACTTTAGAGGAAGATTTAATAAACCTTAATGCTATTGTGGTTACTGGTACTTTTGATCCTAGAACTAGTTTAGAATCTAGTACTTCTATAAGTGTTTTAGATACAAAAGCTATTCAGAAAACCTATACACAAGGTACTGCTGGTTTATTACAAAACATACCTGGTACATTTACAGATGCATCAGCAGGAGAAATATTTACCAGAGTTTATACACGTGGTATTTCTGCCTCTGCAGAAGATGATATGGGTTGGTATTATGTGTCATTACAAGAAGATGGTTTGCCAGTAAGTTTGGTACAACACTCTTATTACAGTCCAGATTTGTTTCATCGTGTAGATTTAACAACGCAAAAAGTAGAAGCTATTCGTGGAGGAAGTTCATCAATTACAGCCATGAATGCACCAGGAGGAATTTATAATTTTATTTCTCATGGAATACATCAAGAGTTAACGGGAGACGTACAAGTTTCTACAGGACTGCAAGGAAATAATAATTTTCTTAATAGAATTGATGCTACTATTGGTGGTGCTCTTGGTAATGATTGGTATTTTAATGCAGGTGGACATTACCGTAAAGATGATGGCGCTAGAGATACCGATTTTACGTTTAGTAAAGGAGGTCAGTTTAAGTTTAATGTGATTAAAAAATATGACAAAGGTTCTCTTAAGTTTTATGGAAAATTATTAAACGATAAAACAAACCGTTATACAGGTGTTGCTGCTACTAATTGGGAAAACCCAACAGCAGCATTTGGCCAAGATTTTAGAAACTCATCTTTATTAATGCCGAGTTTTAATGCTAAAATTCCTGATGGACGAAACCTAGAAAATACGATCAATTTTAACCCTTCTCAAGGTGTTCATGCAAAAGATTATGCTTTTGGTGTAGATTTTTCACAAGATTTAGGAAACAATTGGTCTGTTAGAAATAATAGTAAATTTTCTGCTAAAAATGCCAATTGGCAAACTTCCATTAGTAACGCTTTTGTTTCACTTAGCGATCCAACAGCGTATTTTATTAGTGGAGCTCAGTTTCCTATTGGACAAGTAGTTTTTAAAGATGTACAATCTGGTTCTGAATTGGCGCGTGTAAATAACGCAGGTATTTTAGGGGGACAACCTTTTGAATATATTAGTGGATCATTGCCGTATGACGCTATTATGGGAACATCTGCTTGGTATAAAGAAAATAAGGCTAATGAATGGATGAACCAATTAACTATTAGAAAGAAGTTAGAAAATCATGATATTAATACAGGTCTTTCTTTAGGTTTTTCTGATACTTCGCATTTTACACAAGGTAGTTTTGCTTTTGCAACCTATGAACCAAACCCAAGGATATTAGAGGTTACTTTAGAAAACCCTGGAGATCCTGTTTTGGCTTTATCAGATAAAAATGGTGCTAGTAATTATGGAGGTTTGTTTTTTGTGAATTCTAGAGCAAATGTGAGTCAGATTGCTCCTTTTATAAATGATAGATGGAAAGTATCGGAAAAACTGTATTTAGATTTGGGAGTGCGTTATGAAAGCATCAATCATAAAGGAAGTAAAGATAGATATGCACCATTTTCTCAAGATGGTGGAGTAGATGGAGATGCAACAACAGCATACGATAATGGTGTTTTAACCCCAACGGGAGATCAAGATAATTTTAATTTTACGTATAATTATGTATCCTACTCTGGGGGAATCAATTATAAAATAAATGAAAATGCTGCATTGTTTTCTAGATACTCAAAAGGAAATAAAGCACCAGAATTAAACTATTATTTTAATAATTTTGCAAACGTCCCAATCAATCAAAAAGGCGAGGTTCAGAAAATTATTCAAACAGAACTTGGTCTAAAATTAAATGCTAAAAATGCCTCTTTTACGGGTACTGCTTTTTGGAGTACACTTAAAGATGTTGGTATTGCTAATTTTGAGTTTGATGGTGATACAAATAGTACTTTTTATACACCAATTCAGTTTAATACTTCAGAAACTTTTGGTTTTGAATGGGAAAGTGTTTTTACGCCGATAGATTATTTTAGTTTTAGATTTAATGGAGTTTTACAAAGTCCGAAAGCTAAAGATTGGAAAGTGTATGATGCAGCTGGTTCTGTAGATACTAGTGATGATACGATTACAGATTACTCAGGTAAAACATTGGCTTTTAACCCTAAAGTAATGTTTAATTTAAGTGCAGAGTTTGAAAAAGATAAATTTTCGGCATCTTTAAAATGGCAATACATGGGCAAACGTTTTGGAAATGTTTCTAATGCTTTTGAATTGGCGGCTTACAGTGTTTTCGATTTAGGAACAGGTTATCAAATAAACAAAAATCTATCTGCTAACATTTTGGTTACCAATCTTTTTAATTCTGATGGTTTGGCTAACTTTTTTGGAGCAAATAGTTTTGGTGCCAATGCAAATGGAGCAACATCAGATTTTATAGCAGCAAATCCGGATGCTAGTTTTGTAGTATTTCCAATATTAAGAAGAAGAGCAATGTTAAAAATAAATTATCATTTTTAA
- a CDS encoding DUF1080 domain-containing protein has protein sequence MKKNIFYCLVFLLMVSCGKEEHKSVEKKASTEKDAEISLPFSTIELNDLAGFKATSSNWKIVGNAIADRNKEKTFTATEGVGILLNTPNKEAKGNIFSNFEHGDIELELDVMMPLGSNSGIYFQGRYEVQLFDSWGVTAPKYNDIGGIYQRWNKEAAKGKEGYEGHAPMVNASKAPGLWQHLKVIFHAPKFNSEGKKTKNAWFEEVLLNGVLLHKNVEVTGATRGGKAKEVATAPFMIQGDHGAVAFKNIKYKLYGNKKIGIKETTLKVYDNPDKSRGLKKYEERKLIQEIKVDSISPLVRFKPNVQHTLNYTGQFDIPTTGEYLFDVNVYGTAVLIIDNDTVVNTGGIGSGKVKLQKGIVNYTLLYNKPYPWGLQFDLYVEGPEIQRYSVLETSMAGINKNKTIKPIVIDATTENQIQRCFLFHKGTKRTHVITVGFIEKLNFAYDLSSASLLQVWGGDFLETTDMWHSRGKEQVGSPRGFIVSANGNIDFAVLENENQDWPSEINEETNFKQKGYKLDKNQIPEFLCSINDVEIADKIIASTKEKRAVERIIHIDGKSAIWHKIAVGESIEKLPNNIFIINSESYYVDFSGNNTLETITRSKGGKEELLVKIPAGKQTINYTIIW, from the coding sequence ATGAAAAAAAACATATTCTATTGTTTGGTATTTTTACTGATGGTATCCTGCGGAAAAGAGGAGCACAAGTCAGTAGAAAAAAAGGCTAGCACAGAAAAAGACGCAGAAATAAGTTTACCTTTTTCTACTATTGAATTAAATGATCTAGCAGGTTTTAAAGCAACATCAAGCAATTGGAAAATTGTAGGAAATGCTATTGCAGACAGAAACAAGGAAAAAACATTTACAGCTACAGAAGGCGTAGGTATTTTATTAAATACGCCAAATAAGGAAGCTAAAGGAAATATATTTAGCAATTTTGAACATGGAGATATTGAATTAGAACTAGACGTAATGATGCCATTAGGATCTAATTCTGGTATTTATTTTCAAGGACGATATGAAGTTCAATTATTCGATAGTTGGGGAGTAACAGCACCAAAATATAATGATATTGGAGGTATTTATCAACGTTGGAATAAAGAAGCAGCTAAAGGTAAAGAAGGTTATGAAGGGCATGCTCCAATGGTAAATGCATCAAAAGCTCCAGGTTTATGGCAACATTTAAAAGTTATTTTTCATGCACCAAAGTTTAATTCCGAAGGAAAAAAAACAAAGAATGCTTGGTTTGAAGAAGTTCTGTTAAATGGTGTTTTATTACATAAAAATGTAGAAGTTACAGGAGCAACAAGAGGCGGGAAGGCTAAAGAAGTTGCTACTGCTCCGTTTATGATTCAAGGAGATCATGGGGCAGTTGCTTTTAAAAACATAAAATACAAACTTTATGGAAACAAGAAGATTGGTATTAAAGAAACTACGCTAAAAGTGTATGATAATCCTGATAAAAGCAGAGGCTTAAAAAAGTATGAAGAACGTAAATTAATTCAAGAAATTAAGGTAGATTCTATTTCTCCTTTGGTAAGGTTTAAGCCAAACGTGCAGCATACTCTTAACTATACAGGTCAGTTTGATATACCAACAACAGGAGAATATTTATTTGATGTAAATGTGTACGGTACCGCTGTTTTGATAATTGATAATGATACTGTAGTGAACACTGGTGGAATTGGTTCTGGTAAAGTAAAACTTCAAAAAGGAATAGTGAATTATACCTTGTTGTATAACAAACCATATCCTTGGGGATTACAATTCGACCTTTATGTAGAAGGACCAGAAATACAACGTTATTCTGTATTAGAAACAAGTATGGCTGGTATCAACAAAAATAAAACTATTAAACCTATTGTAATTGATGCTACAACCGAGAATCAAATTCAACGTTGCTTTTTGTTTCATAAAGGAACCAAAAGAACTCATGTTATTACTGTTGGTTTCATAGAAAAATTAAATTTTGCTTATGATTTATCTTCCGCTTCTTTGCTACAAGTTTGGGGTGGAGATTTTTTAGAAACTACAGATATGTGGCATTCCAGAGGAAAAGAGCAAGTGGGAAGCCCGCGTGGTTTTATTGTTTCGGCAAATGGAAATATAGATTTTGCAGTTTTAGAAAATGAGAATCAAGATTGGCCATCAGAAATAAATGAAGAAACGAACTTTAAACAAAAAGGATACAAATTAGACAAGAATCAAATTCCTGAGTTTTTATGTAGTATAAATGATGTAGAAATAGCAGATAAAATAATAGCTTCTACCAAAGAAAAAAGAGCTGTAGAAAGAATTATACATATAGATGGAAAAAGTGCAATTTGGCATAAAATAGCGGTAGGAGAATCCATAGAAAAATTGCCAAATAATATATTTATTATCAACAGTGAAAGTTATTATGTAGATTTTTCTGGCAACAATACTTTAGAAACGATTACACGTTCTAAAGGAGGGAAAGAAGAGTTGTTAGTAAAAATACCTGCAGGGAAACAAACTATTAATTACACTATTATCTGGTAA